A window from Fragaria vesca subsp. vesca linkage group LG5, FraVesHawaii_1.0, whole genome shotgun sequence encodes these proteins:
- the LOC101314855 gene encoding glycine cleavage system H protein, mitochondrial-like isoform 2 — MALRMWASSTANALRISGGASKAQLSPAFSLSRCFSTVLEGLKYASSHEWVKHEGSVATIGITDHAQDHLGEVVFVELPEPGTVVSQSSSFGNVESVKATSDINTSPYEDGWMIKVKPSNPSELESLLGAKEYTKFCEEEDAAH, encoded by the exons ATGGCACTGAGAATGTGGGCTTCTTCTACAGCCAATGCTCTCAGAATCTCTGGTGGTGCCTCCAAAGCTCAACTCTCCCCTGCATTCTCTCTTTCCAGATGCTTTTCCACTG TTTTGGAAGGGTTGAAGTATGCATCTTCACATGAATGGGTGAAGCATGAAGGTTCAGTTGCTACAATTGGTATCACTGACCATGCTCAG GACCATCTTGGTGAAGTGGTGTTTGTGGAGCTGCCAGAACCGGGTACTGTAGTCTCCCAAAGCAGCAGCTTCGGAAATGTTGAAAGTGTGAAAGCAACCAGTGAT ATCAATACAAGCCCATATGAAGATGGATGGATGATCAAGGTGAAACCCAGCAATCCATCAGAACTAGAATCCTTATTGGGTGCTAAAGAATACACGAAATTCTGCGAGGAAGAAGATGCAGCCCACTAG
- the LOC101314855 gene encoding glycine cleavage system H protein, mitochondrial-like isoform 1, which yields MALRMWASSTANALRISGGASKAQLSPAFSLSRCFSTVLEGLKYASSHEWVKHEGSVATIGITDHAQDHLGEVVFVELPEPGTVVSQSSSFGNVESVKATSDVNSPISGEVVEVNPKLSETPGLINTSPYEDGWMIKVKPSNPSELESLLGAKEYTKFCEEEDAAH from the exons ATGGCACTGAGAATGTGGGCTTCTTCTACAGCCAATGCTCTCAGAATCTCTGGTGGTGCCTCCAAAGCTCAACTCTCCCCTGCATTCTCTCTTTCCAGATGCTTTTCCACTG TTTTGGAAGGGTTGAAGTATGCATCTTCACATGAATGGGTGAAGCATGAAGGTTCAGTTGCTACAATTGGTATCACTGACCATGCTCAG GACCATCTTGGTGAAGTGGTGTTTGTGGAGCTGCCAGAACCGGGTACTGTAGTCTCCCAAAGCAGCAGCTTCGGAAATGTTGAAAGTGTGAAAGCAACCAGTGATGTAAATTCCCCAATCTCTGGTGAGGTTGTTGAGGTTAACCCGAAGCTTAGTGAAACACCTGGTTTG ATCAATACAAGCCCATATGAAGATGGATGGATGATCAAGGTGAAACCCAGCAATCCATCAGAACTAGAATCCTTATTGGGTGCTAAAGAATACACGAAATTCTGCGAGGAAGAAGATGCAGCCCACTAG
- the LOC101310426 gene encoding ent-kaurenoic acid oxidase 2-like has protein sequence MDDLGFWCLVFTASVGGFGFLVLILKRANEWYLVSSLGKIQSSVPPGDLGWPFIGNTLSFLYSLKYGHPDSFVSNYVKRYGQKGICKAYLFGKPTIIATAPEICRKILTDDTQFKPGWPKSTTKLLGRLAFMGSSAEEHKRLRKLTAAPISGHKALSMYHEYIKDVVVTSLDEWSKSEEPIEFLTEIRKLTFKIVMHIFLSSEIGPMLETLEKEYTALNHGLRSMAINLPGFAYHNALKARKRLVKTLQVIVDRRRERKESSLSGEKRDLLDLLLEAEDETGRKLYDEEIIDIILMYLNAGHESSAHATMWATLFLHQNPEFYQKAKAEQEEILKSLSPENGLSFKETKQMEYLSKVIDETMRVVNISLYTYREATADVNISGYTIPKGWKVMMWFRGIHLNPEIYQDPKEFNPSRWNESKVKAGTYIPFGIGSRQCPGSDLTKLEITTFLHYFLLNYELERLNPGCELRYLPHTRPEDNCLANIKKLPSTSSSI, from the exons ATGGACGATCTGGGCTTCTGGTGTTTGGTTTTCACAGCTTCAGTTGGTGGCTTTGGTTTTCTAGTTTTGATCCTAAAGAGAGCAAATGAGTGGTACTTAGTGAGCAGCTTGGGTAAAATCCAGTCTAGTGTGCCTCCAGGTGATTTGGGATGGCCTTTCATTGGGAATACCTTGTCCTTCCTCTATTCTCTAAAGTATGGTCATCCTGATTCATTCGTCTCCAACTATGTTAAAAG ATATGGGCAGAAAGGAATTTGCAAGGCCTATTTGTTTGGAAAGCCAACCATCATTGCTACAGCACCTGAAATATGTAGAAAGATTTTAACTGATGATACACAATTCAAGCCTGGCTGGCCAAAATCCACTACAAAACTATTGGGAAGGTTAGCTTTTATGGGCAGTTCTGCAGAGGAACACAAGCGCCTTCGCAAGCTGACCGCGGCTCCTATCAGTGGTCACAAGGCACTGTCTATGTACCATGAATACATCAAGGATGTTGTGGTAACTTCATTGGATGAATGGTCTAAGTCTGAGGAACCAATTGAGTTCTTGACTGAGATCAGGAAGTTAACTTTCAAAATAGTCATGCACATTTTTCTAAGCTCTGAGATTGGTCCCATGTTGGAGACCTTAGAAAAAGAGTATACTGCTCTTAATCATGGACTAAGATCCATGGCCATTAACCTTCCTGGCTTTGCTTATCATAATGCACTCAAG GCTCGGAAAAGGTTGGTTAAGACTCTTCAAGTGATTGTTGATCGAAGAAGGGAAAGAAAGGAGAGTAGTCTATCAGGGGAAAAAAGAGATTTGCTGGATTTATTACTGGAAGCCGAAGATGAGACTGGTAGAAAACTATATGATGAGGAGATCATAGACATAATCCTCATGTACTTAAATGCTGGTCATGAATCTTCAGCCCATGCCACAATGTGGGCAACTCTCTTTTTACATCAAAATCCAGAATTCTACCAAAAAGCCAAG GCAGAGCAAGAGGAGATTCTTAAAAGTCTATCACCAGAAAATGGATTGAGCTTCAAAGAGACTAAACAGATGGAATATCTTTCTAAG GTAATTGATGAAACAATGCGCGTGGTTAATATCTCGCTGTATACTTACCGGGAGGCTACTGCTGATGTTAACATCTCTG GTTACACAATACCAAAGGGATGGAAAGTGATGATGTGGTTCAGAGGAATTCATTTGAACCCAGAAATCTATCAAGATCCAAAGGAGTTCAATCCCTCAAGATGGAAT GAAAGTAAAGTGAAGGCAGGGACTTACATTCCCTTTGGAATAGGAAGTAGGCAATGCCCTGGAAGTGATTTGACCAAGCTTGAAATTACTACATTTCTTCACTATTTTCTCCTGAATTATGA GCTGGAACGACTTAATCCGGGATGTGAATTGAGGTACTTACCTCATACAAGACCCGAAGACAATTGTCTTGCAAATATTAAGAAGCTTCCATCAACATCTTCATCTATATAA
- the LOC101315346 gene encoding ATP-dependent RNA helicase DHX29-like — protein sequence MPPKKKQPQQQQSKKPSSKPQPSSSGQKPQPNTTAKPQTTSSGPRLQISAENENRLRRLLLNSGRSAAVPVDESLSKAQKAKKLKAVYEQLSCEGFTNDQIELALSAVKEGATYEAALDWLCLNVPGDELPLKFSSGVSMAANEGGSVGVVLTSRDDWTPSVDTSAKIDEDTPGIAIRTKGQWDDKTLDSCQPSQADWIKRYVEQQEEDESSTWEDDVDDEVSGAKVRKPRSYDVIAKEYHAARLEAAEAKQKKDKKNQERAGKVIRDLKQELSALGLSDDILASEFEQEQSIERAYSAFEDTDTSSEPYKQADGLHADELKADGNDMEPCSSVQLPINSTPSDLPVQEKIAAEEETTDMEIGNFFLEDAPSNDFLTPTILELQKKEKLREMLSEKNLEKLDGIWKKGEPQKIPKAVFHQLCQKSGWEAPKFNKVRGKDNSFSYTISVLRKASGRGKSRKAGGLVTLQLPDHDVTFDSAEDAQNRVAAYALCQLFNDLPIHLVITEPYASLIIQWKEGETMTNVEDGVKDRRANFVDSLLKADGSSSTSTANVVYDSDSLPKVVPRLQVQEPRNSELNPRKDAESSYLRQELENKQKTQKFKEMLKARAALPIAGLKGDILQLLQDNNVLVVCGETGSGKTTQVPQFILDDMIQSGRGGHCNIICTQPRRIAAISVADRVTDERCEPSPGSNGSLVGYQVRLDNASNEKTKLLFCTTGILLRKFVGDRNLTGVTHVIVDEVHERSLLGDFLLIVLKNLIEKQSALNTPKLKVILMSATVDSNLFSNYFGGCPVITAEGRTHPVTTYYLEDIYERIDYRLASDSPASMVYGTSTEGKTGPVNNSRGKKNLVLSGWGDDSVLSEEFVNPNYVHDMYQSYREQTRQNLKRLNEDVIDYDLLEDLVCHVDETCAEGAVLVFLPGVSEIYTLVDKLAASYRFGGAASDWILPLHSSVASVDQKKVFLQAPDNIRKIIVATNIAETSITIDDVVYVIDCGKHKENRYNPQKKLSSMVEDWISKANARQRRGRAGRVKPGICFCMYTSYRFEKLMRPFQVPEMLRMPLVELCLQIKLLSLGHIKPFLSQALEPPREEAMTSAIKILYEVGALETDEELTPLGHHLAKLPVDVLIGKMMIHGGIFGCLSPILSISAFLSYKSPFVHPKDEKENAKRAKLALLTDKLDGPSESNNVDKQSDHLIMITAYKKWEKILRDKGVRAAQQFCSSYFLSSSVMYMIRDMRIQFGTLLADIGLIDLPKKYQVDGRKKENLDAWFSDASQPFNMYSNHSPIVKAIICAGLYPNVAATEKGIAGTVLNNLKQAPGHAASHCPTWYDGRRKVNIHPSSINHNVNEFRYPFLVFLEKVETNKVFLRDSTIISPNSILLFGGSINIQHQTGLVIVDGWLKLTAPAQTAVLFKELRLTLHSVLKELIRKPENCTVGHNEVLRSIIHLLLEEDKPPPQ from the exons ATGCCTCCAAAGAAGAAGCAGCCGCAGCAGCAGCAGTCTAAGAAGCCGAGCAGTAAACCCCAACCGTCCTCCTCGGGCCAGAAGCCCCAGCCAAACACCACCGCCAAACCCCAAACGACGTCGTCCGGCCCCCGCCTCCAGATTTCCGCCGAGAACGAGAACCGCCTCCGCCGCCTCCTCCTCAACTCCGGCCGTTCCGCCGCCGTCCCCGTCGACGAGTCGCTCTCCAAGGCTCAGAAGGCCAAGAAGCTCAAGGCCGTCTACGAGCAGCTCTCCTGCGAAGGCTTCACCAATGATCAGATTGAGCTCGCTCTCTCCGCCGTCAAG GAGGGGGCTACATATGAGGCTGCTCTGGATTGGTTGTGCTTAAATGTGCCTGGGGATGAGCTTCCATTGAAGTTTTCGAGTGGGGTTTCCATGGCTGCAAATGAAG GTGGCTCTGTTGGTGTTGTACTGACTTCTCGAGATGACTGGACTCCGTCGGTGGACACGTCTGCTAAGATTGATGAGGATACGCCGGGGATTGCTATTAGAACCAAGGGGCAATGGGATGATAAAACACTTGATTCGTGTCAACCGTCTCAGGCAGATTGGATCAAGCGGTATGTTGAGCAGCAAGAAGAGGATGAATCGAGTACGTGGGAGGATGATGTAGATGATGAGGTTTCGGGGGCTAAGGTCAGGAAACCAAGGTCGTATGATGTTATAGCCAAGGAGTATCATGCTGCGCGGTTAGAAGCTGCGGAAGCGAAGCAAAAGAAGGACAAGAAAAACCAGGAACGGGCAGGCAAAGTAATACGTGATCTCAAGCAAGAGTTATCGGCACTAGGCTTATCGGACGACATCTTGGCATCAGAATTTGAGCAGGAACAGTCTATAGAACGAGCTTATTCTGCTTTTGAGGACACAGATACTAGTTCAGAGCCTTACAAGCAAGCTGATGGACTCCATGCAGATGAATTAAAAGCAGACGGAAATGATATGGAGCCTTGCAGCTCCGTTCAGCTCCCAATCAACTCTACTCCTTCAGATCTACCTGTTCAGGAAAAAATTGCTGCAGAAGAAGAAACAACTGATATGGAGATTGGTAATTTTTTCTTGGAAGATGCGCCGTCTAACGATTTCCTAACTCCTACTATTTTGGAACTACAGAAGAAAGAAAAGTTGAGAGAAATGCTCAGTGAGAAAAATTTGGAGAAATTAGATGGTATTTGGAAGAAAGGGGAGCCTCAAAAGATTCCCAAGGCTGTATTTCATCAATTATGTCAAAAATCAGGATGGGAAGCCCCAAAGTTTAATAAAGTGCGGGGCAAGGATAATAGTTTCTCTTATACTATCAGTGTTTTGCGTAAAGCTAGTGGAAGGGGTAAGAGCAGAAAGGCTGGGGGCTTGGTCACTCTTCAGCTTCCTGATCACGATGTAACTTTTGATTCAGCCGAGGATGCACAGAATAGAGTGGCAGCATATGCTCTTTGTCAACTGTTTAATGATCTCCCAATCCATCTTGTTATTACTGAGCCTTATGCTTCTCTAATCATTCAATGGAAGGAAGGGGAAACTATGACCAATGTTGAAGATGGTGTTAAGGACCGAAGAGCTAATTTTGTGGATTCGCTATTGAAAGCTGATGGTTCTAGTTCAACTTCTACTGCTAATGTTGTGTATGATTCTGATTCTCTTCCTAAAGTGGTTCCACGACTCCAGGTTCAAGAACCTAGAAATTCAGAACTAAATCCTCGCAAAGATGCAGAGAGCTCTTATTTGAGACAAGAACTGGAGAATAAACAGAAAACACAGAAATTCAAGGAAATGTTGAAAGCAAGAGCTGCACTCCCCATTGCTGGTTTGAAGGGTGATATATTGCAACTGCTTCAGGATAATAATGTTCTAGTAGTTTGTGGTGAAACGGGATCTGGAAAAACAACTCAGGTTCCACAATTTATATTGGATGACATGATCCAGTCAGGACGTGGTGGACACTGTAACATTATATGCACACAACCAAGGAGAATAGCTGCTATTTCTGTGGCTGACAGAGTCACTGATGAGCGTTGTGAACCCTCACCTGGTTCTAATGGTTCTTTGGTTGGTTATCAAGTGCGCCTTGATAATGCTAGTAATGAAAAGACTAAGCTTCTGTTTTGCACGACAGGTATTCTTCTGAGAAAATTCGTGGGAGACAGAAACTTGACTGGAGTTACTCATGTCATAGTTGATGAAGTACATGAGCGGTCTCTTTTGGGTGATTTCCTGCTCATAGTTTTGAAGAATCTGATTGAGAAGCAATCAGCTCTTAACACACCCAAACTGAAAGTTATTCTAATGTCTGCAACTGTTGATTCCAATTTGTTTTCAAATTACTTTGGTGGTTGTCCTGTGATTACTGCAGAAGGTAGAACACATCCAGTGACAACTTATTATCTTGAGGATATATATGAGCGCATTGATTATCGGCTTGCATCAGATTCTCCGGCTTCCATGGTGTATGGAACTTCGACCGAAGGGAAGACTGGTCCTGTAAACAACAGCAGAGGAAAGAAGAATCTTGTTTTATCTGGCTGGGGTGATGATTCTGTACTGTCCGAAGAATTTGTTAATCCAAATTATGTTCATGATATGTATCAATCCTACAGAGAGCAAACTCGACAAAATTTGAAAAGATTGAATGAAGATGTCATTGATTATGATCTTCTTGAAGACTTGGTGTGCCATGTTGATGAAACTTGCGCTGAAGGTGCTGTTCTTGTCTTCTTGCCTGGAGTATCTGAAATTTACACCTTAGTTGATAAACTAGCTGCTTCTTACCGGTTCGGTGGAGCAGCTTCTGATTGGATCCTCCCGCTACATTCATCTGTTGCATCAGTTGATCAAAAGAAGGTATTTTTGCAGGCTCCTGATAATATACGAAAGATTATTGTAGCTACTAATATTGCTGAGACCAGCATAACAATAGATGATGTGGTATATGTTATTGACTGTGGAAAGCATAAGGAGAATCGTTATAATCCTCAGAAGAAATTGTCAAGCATGGTCGAGGATTGGATATCCAAAGCAAATGCAAGGCAACGTCGAGGAAGAGCTGGACGTGTGAAACCTGGAATCTGCTTTTGCATGTACACTAGTTATCGATTTGAAAAGCTCATGCGCCCCTTTCAGGTTCCGGAGATGCTTCGAATGCCATTAGTAGAGCTGTGTTTACAAATTAAGTTACTTTCTTTGGGCCACATAAAACCATTTTTGTCCCAGGCTTTAGAACCTCCAAGGGAAGAGGCTATGACTTCAGCAATTAAGATATTGTATGAGGTTGGTGCTCTTGAAACAGATGAAGAGTTGACGCCTCTTGGGCATCATTTGGCGAAACTTCCTGTTGACGTATTGATTGGGAAGATGATGATACATGGTGGAATATTTGGTTGCTTATCACCGATTCTATCAATTTCTGCATTCTTAAGTTACAAATCTCCATTTGTCCATCCAAAAGATGAGAAGGAAAATGCGAAAAGGGCAAAATTGGCACTGTTGACTGACAAGCTAGATGGACCAAGTGAATCAAACAATGTTGATAAGCAATCCGACCATCTCATAATGATAACCGCATACAAGAAGTGGGAAAAGATTCTACGTGACAAAGGGGTTAGAGCTGCTCAACAGTTTTGCAGTTCATATTTTTTGAGCAGTTCAGTGATGTACATGATAAGAGACATGAGGATACAGTTTGGAACACTGCTGGCTGATATTGGACTCATTGATCTTCCAAAGAAATATCAGGTTGATGGAAGAAAGAAAGAGAATCTAGACGCTTGGTTTTCAGATGCATCACAACCCTTTAATATGTACTCAAACCATTCACCAATTGTGAAAGCTATCATATGTGCAGGGTTATACCCCAATGTTGCAGCCACTGAGAAAGGCATTGCTGGAACAGTTCTCAATAACCTTAAACAGGCTCCTGGCCACGCAGCTAGCCATTGTCCAACCTGGTATGATGGAAGAAGAAAAGTCAATATACACCCTTCGTCTATCAACCATAATGTAAATGAATTCCGGTACCCTTTCCTTGTCTTCCTTGAAAAGGTTGAAACCAACAAAGTGTTTTTGCGGGACTCTACAATCATTTCCCCCAACTCTATTTTGCTGTTTGGTGGCTCCATTAACATCCAGCATCAGACCGGACTTGTTATTGTCGATGGATGGTTAAAACTGACAGCCCCAGCACAAACTGCTGTCCTGTTCAAGGAACTCCGTTTAACTCTTCACTCTGTTCTAAAGGAATTGATAAGAAAGCCAGAG AATTGCACCGTTGGTCATAACGAGGTTCTAAGGTCTATTATCCATTTGTTGTTGGAAGAAGACAAGCCTCCTCCTCAATAA
- the LOC101290866 gene encoding probable serine/threonine-protein kinase At4g35230-like, whose amino-acid sequence MGCLQSKTAHLHSPDDPSPLPEPLKLDPADGDQAEAGDQVPAFKEYSLHELRKATNGFSSDFIVSESGEKAPNVVYKGKLENNRLVAVKRFSKQSWPDAQQFVAEAAGVGKLRHKRLVNLIGCCAEGDERLLVAQYMSNDTLSKHLFHWDKQPLPWEMRVRVAYYIAQALDHCNTENRKIYHDLNAYRVLFDEDGDPRLSSFGLMKNSRDGKSYSTNLAYTPPEFLRTGRVIPESVIYSYGTVLLDLLSGKHIPPLHALDLIRGKNVLLLLDSSLEGQYENDDATKLVELASKCLQSEARDRGDIKSLLTAVAPLQKQKEVASHVLMGLPKNKNTVVVPTMLSPLGKACARMDLTAVHDILLKTGYRDEEGAENELSFQEWTQQVQDMLNTKKFGDIAFRDKDFKNAIEYYSKLIVMMSVPSATVFARRAFSYLMNGQAELALRDAMQAQVCIPEWPTAFYLQALALSKLGMETDAQDMLNDGAAFEAKRYSIWRG is encoded by the exons ATGGGTTGCTTACAATCCAAAACTGCCCACCTCCACTCCCCCGACGACCCATCTCCTCTTCCCGAACCTCTGAAACTCGACCCGG CTGATGGGGATCAAGCTGAGGCTGGGGACCAAGTGCCGGCGTTTAAAGAGTACAGCCTACACGAGCTGCGGAAGGCCACTAATGGGTTCAGCTCTGATTTTATAGTTTCTGAGAGCGGCGAAAAAGCCCCAAATGTGGTTTACAAAGGGAAGCTTGAAAACAATCGGCTTGTTGCTGTTAAACGCTTCTCCAAGCAGTCTTGGCCGGACGCTCAGCAGTTTGTG GCTGAGGCTGCGGGAGTTGGGAAGTTGAGGCATAAGAGATTGGTGAATCTGATTGGTTGCTGTGCCGAGGGAGATGAACGCCTCTTGGTGGCTCAGTACATGTCCAATGATACTCTTTCCAAGCATCTCTTCCATT GGGATAAGCAGCCATTGCCATGGGAAATGCGTGTTAGAGTTGCATATTATATTGCCCAGGCACTTGATCATTGTAATACAGAAAACCGGAAGATCTATCATGATTTGAATGCATATAGAGTTCTATTTGACGAG GATGGTGACCCTCGCTTGTCTAGTTTTGGCCTCATGAAAAATAGTCGAGATGGGAAAAGCTACAGTACTAATTTAGCTTACACTCCACCTGAGTTTTTACGGACAG GCAGGGTCATCCCAGAGAGTGTAATCTACAGTTATGGAACTGTCCTCTTGGACCTATTGAGTGGAAAGCATATCCCTCCACTCCAT GCACTAGACCTCATAAGGGGAAAGAATGTATTGTTGTTGTTGGATTCATCATTGGAAGGACAGTATGAGAATGATGATGCTACCAAATTGGTTGAACTTGCTTCCAAATGTCTCCAGTCTGAGGCTAGGGATAGAGGAGATATTAAGTCTCTTCTCACAGCTGTTGCACCTCTTCAAAAGCAGAAAGAG GTGGCGTCTCATGTTTTAATGGGCCTCCCGAAAAACAAAAATACAGTTGTGGTGCCAACCATGCTTTCTCCTCTTGGGAAGGCTTGTGCAAGGATGGATCTTACTGCTGTGCATGATATTTTGCTAAAAACGGGTTATAGAGATGAAGAAGGTGCAGAAAATGAG CTTTCATTTCAAGAATGGACACAGCAAGTCCAAGACATGTTGAACACAAAGAAATTTGGAGATATTGCATTTAGAGACAAGGATTTCAAGAATGCAATTGAGTATTATTCTAAG TTAATTGTTATGATGTCTGTTCCTTCTGCAACTGTGTTTGCAAGAAGAGCTTTCTCCTACTTGATGAATGGCCAAGCGGAACTTGCTTTGAGAGATGCCATGCAGGCACAGGTTTGCATACCAGAGTGGCCAACTGCATTCTACTTACAGGCCCTTGCACTCTCAAAGCTCGGAATGGAGACTGATGCCCAGGACATGCTTAATGATGGAGCAGCCTTTGAAGCAAAGAGATACAGCATCTGGCGGGGTTGA